The DNA sequence AACCGTGTTCGACAACCCGGTAGAGATAAGGAACAATAAAAACACGGCAACCGAAAAAATCCTGTTGCAACGCATGTTCGTTTCGGTCATCCGGACCCCGTTATATAAAAAGAATAATTAATTTAAATCTTTTTGTGTATATATCAGTTTTTTGTTCGAATTTTTTTTTGTTCGGATTTCGGACAGATGTAGGTGCGGTCACAAGAACGTAGGAACCGTCACAAACGGATCTGCTGACCTTCTGACAACAGGGTGATGAGGTTACCATTCTCACCGGTGCTGATCAGGTCAGGCAGGTAATCGGGATAATGAATACCGTAGACCTTCGAGAGGACGGTTTCGGGAAGGTTTGCTAGGTCTTCAACAGATGTGTGCGCCGGATTGTTGCCTATCTCGTGAATGATCATATCACAGTCCTCAAGAAACCCGATCAGTTCTGACGAAAACAACGTGTCCGACGAATAACCTATCTTCTTACCTTTGTATTCAACTTTGATTGCGTACGTCGGCGTGCAATGCAACGTTTTCATAACCTCGACCTTCACCGGTTTGTCACGGACCTTCAGCACAATGGTCTTCCTCTCTTTAACAGGCGTGATTTCGAAGTAGTAATCGAGGTCAACGGTTCCAAGTCTACCGCGGAGATAACCGCACGGGTTCATCGGACCGGCAAACCTCTGACGGAACAAGGGAACCACTTCTTCACCCATGATCACACGCGTTTTCCTCTGGTTAACAAACCGGTTCCAAAACCCTAACCCTTCCAATCCGTTAACATGGTCGCCGTGGATATGACTGATGTACACGTTCTCGATAGTTTCAGGTTCGATACCGTTGCCGTACCTGTCCAGCACGCTGAGAAATCGGTCCGGAACCTCTACGAGAAGGTTATGCTCAAAGTCATCGAAAC is a window from the Candidatus Micrarchaeota archaeon genome containing:
- a CDS encoding ribonuclease Z — translated: MITVTVLGVGTPFTVQHVTTSFVLSFDDFEHNLLVEVPDRFLSVLDRYGNGIEPETIENVYISHIHGDHVNGLEGLGFWNRFVNQRKTRVIMGEEVVPLFRQRFAGPMNPCGYLRGRLGTVDLDYYFEITPVKERKTIVLKVRDKPVKVEVMKTLHCTPTYAIKVEYKGKKIGYSSDTLFSSELIGFLEDCDMIIHEIGNNPAHTSVEDLANLPETVLSKVYGIHYPDYLPDLISTGENGNLITLLSEGQQIRL